A portion of the Clupea harengus chromosome 18, Ch_v2.0.2, whole genome shotgun sequence genome contains these proteins:
- the tifa gene encoding si:ch211-15b10.6, with protein sequence MMAVSQTDETDELLTCLRVQLYHPEARSVFDSLPMNLRHKQEAEDPMRLGRAAEACPFILNDTRVSRKQLALQAFRAPGSTEMRFNVQNLSRKAPVQVNGIELGHLVGAELPDKALIRFGRYELLVLREPGDSETHFEVLFECRSVPPSQEMGLGVPSSVAVMDSGDATLSWRDPSNEPSESDENL encoded by the coding sequence ATGATGGCGGTATCCCAGACAGACGAGACTGACGAACTGTTGACCTGTCTGCGAGTGCAGCTGTACCACCCGGAGGCCCGGAGTGTCTTTGACTCTCTACCCATGAACCTGAGGCACAAGCAGGAGGCCGAGGACCCGATGAGGTTGGGTCGGGCAGCCGAGGCGTGCCCGTTCATCTTGAACGACACCAGGGTCTCCCGCAAGCAGCTGGCCCTGCAGGCTTTCCGTGCCCCTGGGAGTACAGAAATGCGCTTCAACGTGCAGAACTTGAGTCGCAAAGCTCCTGTGCAGGTCAATGGCATCGAACTGGGACATCTAGTGGGAGCAGAGTTGCCTGACAAGGCTCTGATCCGCTTCGGTCGGTACGAACTGCTCGTCCTGCGGGAGCCCGGGGACTCCGAGACCCACTTTGAGGTCCTGTTTGAGTGTCGAAGTGTGCCGCCATCACAGGAAATGGGTTTAGGGGTGCCCAGCTCTGTGGCTGTCATGGACTCGGGGGATGCTACCCTTTCTTGGAGGGATCCCAGCAATGAACCGTCAGAATCAGATGAGAATCTATAA